GCAGGTATGGGAATATCGTCCAGGATTCTCAATGGAGCGTTCAAGCGATACAGCACGGCGGCCTTCATGCCGCGGAACCTTTTCGTATCCCCGTGCATAACGCGAACAGGTAGTGAGCCATCGGAGAATATCCGGTATGAACAACTTCATCGTTCATGGAAAAAAGGAAGACGTTTTCGAAAACCTTGGAAGCGGCGTCTCTCAGCGAATCGGCGGATTTCAGATTGATATGCCCTTCCCGGCTCCAGACCGATGCATGCGCGGACGCCGCGATATTCGGCGTACCGACGATGAAAGGGGCGTCTTTCTTCAAAACCCCGGATACGTTTTTCCAGTAGCGGGCTTCCTTCGCCGGATCGATATGCTCGATCAGGTCGAGGGAGCAGGCTGCGTCGAACGACCCCTTCGGCGCCTTTTCCGTTATATCGAGAATGGAAAAGGAACAGGACAGCCCTTCCTTTTCCGCATGCATTTTCGCCCAATCGATGAAGATGGGATCGAAATCGATTCCGTGGACATGCCCTACGGTCTGGAGAAGGATGCGCATCCCGAACCCGTCGCCGCAACCCACTTCAAGAACCCTTGATTTGCCCGCAAGGAGTTTCGAACAGAATTTGTATCTCGACATCAGGAACAGGAGCCTCCTGGGATCGGAGCGCCACGTGTGGCTTGCGGTCGGCCCCATTTCGACGGGCCCGAGTTTTCCCAGGTTATCCACCTGGATCTGGTATTGGGGCTCCTTGCTGCCGCCCTTCCGTTTCAACGGGAGCCTCCGTCGACAGGCAGAACGTCCCCGCAGAAAAACGATGCCTGTTCCGAGGATAAAAATACCGCGAGCGATGCGATCTCTTCGGGCCTTGCGAATCTACCGATGGCGATTTTGCCGTTCAGGAATTCCGCGGCTTGCGAGGGGTTGTCACGCGATCTTTTTTCCCAATCACTTCCTTCGTACAGGATCGCCCCCGGCATGATCCCGCACGCCACGACACCATGCGGGGCCAGGACCGCTCCCAGGTTTTTCACATAGGCGTTCAGGGCCGCCTTCACCGTGCCGTAGGGCAACGAGCCATGATTCAGGACCGCCGCGACGGACGATACGTGGACGATCCTCCCCCAG
Above is a window of Deltaproteobacteria bacterium DNA encoding:
- a CDS encoding class I SAM-dependent methyltransferase, translating into MKRKGGSKEPQYQIQVDNLGKLGPVEMGPTASHTWRSDPRRLLFLMSRYKFCSKLLAGKSRVLEVGCGDGFGMRILLQTVGHVHGIDFDPIFIDWAKMHAEKEGLSCSFSILDITEKAPKGSFDAACSLDLIEHIDPAKEARYWKNVSGVLKKDAPFIVGTPNIAASAHASVWSREGHINLKSADSLRDAASKVFENVFLFSMNDEVVHTGYSPMAHYLFALCTGIRKGSAA